The DNA region ctaaggaattacaccatttgagttttcccctgaatctaccatatttcacttAATGCAGTTGTATATACTTGCAAAGCactgaaaatatttacttatatacttataaattaattctaaaaGCTACATTTattgggactagggaagggaaggggaacataaaaatggagagacaaaggataaaagataaagcaatgcaacagcaatacttaaaaaaactatatgttataaaccaactttacaactcatggaggggggagaggggagaaaagtgATGGAGGAGAAAACAACTTGGATTTGAAATGTACgcacagccttacatatgaaactataacccctctgtacatcactttaacaataaagaaatggaaaaaaagaaatgtactcactgccttacatatgaaactgtaacccctctatacatcactttgacaataaattaaattttttgaaaaaagaaaataaactggaTTTTGTGGATAGAAGCTTTCCATAATCAGGCATATCCAGGCCTGGAAAGAGCTCACATGTGTCGTCCCCCACTTAAACTGAGACTCAAGAAAGGTAAGTCTTGCAGGTAGAGTCAGAAGCAGCTCTGGTGATGCCCTAATCAGCACGTTTTTATATATACCATAGTGCtcttaaatttttgtttgtttgtttgttttgtcggtcatggggattgaactctggtactgggtgctatccctgagctcttcagctcaagtctaatgctctaccacttgagccacagcattgtttctggttttctggtggttaattggagaaaagagtaccatggactttcctgaccaaggtggttttgaaccatgatactcaaatcatgagtagccaggattacaggtgtgagccactggcaccagataACTCTTATGTTTTATCAACACAAATTTCTGAGGTATAATATGTCATCAGATATTTACAACATCAAAATCCACTGAAATACTTATTCTATCATAAGAAGTTGTTACCATGACATCGCGTTGTGAGATTAAATTTGTCACAATGTAAGCACTGATATgcacaaagtaaaatgaaactgGAAAGTAATATTATTAATGTGTTTACATGAACACCACTTTTATACAAATCACAGATCTGTTGGGCCATTGGACTTTGTAGAAATGGATTCAGAGTCATCTATAGTTCTCTAGGATTTCTAATGTCAAaaattctggggttttttttgtttgtttgtttgttggacagtcctggggcttgaattcagcatctgagcactgtccctggcttttttattggctcaaggctagcactctacctcttgagccacagagcccacttctggctttttctgtttatgtggcactgaggaattgaacccagagcttcatgcatgctagacaagcaatctaccactaagccacagtctcaGCCCATGTGAAAAATTTTTGTACAAGCTGTTTTCTGGGTTATTATTTTCAGAAGACAGTTATGCTTCAATGGTCAGCTTTCTCAGGCTATCCATAGAATTTTCAAAGCAGCCTATGCAGGTGTGAAAACCATCCATCTGGTTACTTGAACTGCTAGTCCTTTAATCACGACTGTCAGGGCCACAGGTAAGGGTTTGAGAATCAGGAAGTGTTTTCCCCTCATGAAATCAAATAGCCTGACATCTTAGCAGagttaaaggaaaaatataatattaaaataaatgattaaagtGTTACAATAAGTATGAACAATGATCTCtctctcttggtgtgtgtgtgtatgtgtgtgtgtgcgtgtgtgcgtgtgtgtgtgtgtgtgtgtgtgtgtgtgttggttggttctgggtcttgaactcagggccaatatGTTCTCCCTGAGCTGGTTTTTCTCAATCTTAGCTCTGCTTCAGGCCTTTTGGTAGTATTAGATATAGAGAATTTCATTGATGTTTCTGGCCGGTATGGCTTCAGACCataatactcagatttcagcttcctcagtagctagcctTACAGGCATAAGGCAATGGTGCCTGGCTAAGCAGTGCTTCAATAATATTTTACAGTGCTGTAAAAGTGTTTAACTTCAACCACAGTTTCATAGGATAAAATGGAGACTTATCATGCTTTTCAGGTATGTGCcacatggaaatgaaaacaagtctACAGAAAACATTTATATGATTGTTTCTAGAACCATAACTCATAATAACAGAGTTGAAAACACTAAATGTCTATCAGCTgattcaaaaaatatttattgagacaATGGTTGAACTGAGAAGGTAATATGACAACTGAATGATTTCAGAGACAAAGGcgacatattttattatttcatttatgtgCAAAATGCAGAAAAGGTAAATTTTATAGAGAGAAAATAGTTTCCTGGAGCCTAATGCTTAAGACGATAGTCTAATCAGCAATCATACTTAAAAGGTACTGTAATTTGTTTGTCAGAAGAAATGGTCTCAAATTGATTTTATTATGGTACTTTATAAGTATGTTAAAGCCATGGGtgatttaaagtgtgtgtgtgtgtgtgtgtgtgtgtgtgtgtgtgtgtgtgtgtattatttgaAAGTTTTCCCATTGAACTgttcaaaatgaaggaaaatatttcagtggacatttttaaaaaggtaatttgAGTAGAATATAGATATCTCTATGAAACCAAAAGCTCTATCTGATGCTTACTTCCTCCTTTCAGCAAAGAGAAGGTTATTTGTGGCATCTCACATTACACAGCAGCTCAACCAGTAAAGAGGTCAGTTTTCTGGGATAAGTGTGTGACATCATAGCTTCAATTTATTCTAAACCAAGGCCTCTGAAAAGGTTCTCAAACTAATCAATGCTGTCATTAATGTTATAAAGTGACAGTCACATAATATTTCTATTTAACCTCTCCATTATATATCCAGTTATTTAGTTTCATTTCTATATTATGTTCCTgatagatatattttatttcacatctCACAATTCCTTTCTCAGTATGctgcaattattttctttctaatatcAACTGAAATATTTTCTGATATAGATGTAGGTGTAGATATTCACCAAGATTGCATGTAACAGAGATATTGTTACTTTTTATATTGAAATTTGCTTTAAAACTAGACCTCTGCATTCGATTCTCAGTTTACTCAAACCCGTGGTAAGTATTTTTGCCTTCCCCTGCTTTTTGTCTCACCATGAAGTGTTACTGGCTGCTCTGACGACCCACCTCTCTGTGATTCAGTAAGGACTATCGTTGCCATGGCTGCATTATTACATACCTGGGTACTTCCTCTGAAATAGCCTCAGCAGGCACTGGGCCACCAGAAAGTCATCACTTATGGGGTTAGAGTAGGTGTTTTCTGGTAGACTAAGGACACCTTGCCAACTTCACCTGGGAGACAAGTTAAGAACTTAGGAATACTGAAGCTTTGAAACTATTGGAATTACCCCATATTCTACAACGTGGCCCAGGAACAACTTGATTTTGGTGAAGTACAGAAGATCTGATACAAACATGTTTAGTCGACACGCATTGGATAATCCAGCTTTGATTTTTGATTGTGGCTCTGGGTTCTGCAAAGTAGGCCTGTCAGGAGAGATCGGACCCTGTCGTGTCATCGACTCTGTTGTGGGGTATCCTAAACTTAACATGTCTTCTTTAAGAATCAATCAGAAGAGGTTTTTCATAGGAGAACAAGCCCGGCGCAAGTATGATAGGCTTTTTTTGCATTATCCCATTGAACGTGGTCAGGTAGCAAGGTGGGATGATGCGGAGAACCTCTGGAATCATGTGTTTGAATGGGAGTTAGGCGTAAAATCCAGCGAACATCCTGTACTAATGACTGAGCCCTCCTTAAATCCAAGAGGTACTCGCCAGAAGATTGCGGAAATCATGTTTGAAAAATTTTCTGTGCCAGCATTGTACCTGCTGAACCATGCGGTGGGTGCTCTCTATGCTTCTGCCTGTGTCACAGGCCTGGTGATAGACATTGGAGATGGAATTACTAGCTCGGTTCCTGTCTATGAGGGCTACTACCTGCCTCATGCTGTCAACCGGCTCTGTGTGGCAGGGAGGGATATCACCGAACATCTCACCCACCTTCTGGTAACTAGAGACTGTAACTTCCCGTGCATACTCAATAAGGCCATTACAGATGATTTGAAAGAGAAAACATGCTTTGTCCCTTTGGagccagaaaaagaaatttgCAAGAAACAGCAGGAACGGATCCTGAAACAATACAGACTTCCTGATGGGAATGTCATCCACATGGGAGAAAAACTGTGCAAATTGCCTGAGATACTTTTCTCACCTAACCTCATTGGTGACACCAATCCAGGGCTCTCCCAAATGCTCTACAACAGCATCGCAAAATGCCAAACTGACATCCAGAAGAACCTCTTTGGAGAGATTAAGCTTTCTGGAGGCAGCACTTTATTCCCTGGACTTACAGAAAGGCTCATGAAGGATATACAGCAGCTGTCTCCCCTGGGAACCCTCATTAAGATAACAGCTACTCCTGATAGAAGTTTCTCTACGTGGATTGGTGCATCAGTTGTGACCTCTATGAATGCCTTTAAGAAGATGTGGGTTACTTCCTTGGAGTTCAAGGAGTTTGGTGAATCTGTTATccaaagaaaatgcttttaaCAGGCACTGATCACAAAGCCCAGTTCAAAATACCAGACGGGAGAACTACAAGGGAGACGCAAGATGGCTCCTTGGGCTTCAGTAGAATGTTCAATAAATGCCATTTCCCATTTCAGGTATCggttaattttttgtagttctaaaACAATTTATGGTATGTGTAACAATCTTTATGTGGTTTTAATTGAGCTGTGGGCACTGGCTTCCATCCTGTACGCTTAAATTTGTTTTCTCCTAAGAAAATCTTGGATGAAATGATGATGTATTCACTTAAGAGGTTTTAGTAACAGGTGCCTGATGCTTATGCCTAGAAGCTTGATTCAGTCAGGGTTCCTAAAATCTTTCTTTTCAATTGTTAATCTTTAGTTGATATTGATAGTATGCAAATGAGAATCACCAAGAAAAATGTGCACAGATTATGGAGTGAGGTAGAAGTACACATTCTTGTAATTTCTAAGGACTCAAGCAATACCTACATTGGATGATTCTTTAGAACAATATATTTTTGCGATATCCAATGAGTAATAtcagaagaaaagaatttttGCACAGGGATTTCCATTTAAGATTTTGTAAAATCAAGAACTCTGCTTCCAGATGAGTAACTAATAACCAATAGTTCAGTTTGATTATTGTATTTTTTGTCCATATGATTTGGATTTCTGAATATTGAAAGCAACACTTCAGTGATAAAATATTAGAGTTAATGATTAATATTCAGGAAATTGTTtagtaaattaaattatatatacataaattcttcatttctttattttagtaGTATTTTCCCTAAAACAtttaagagagaaacaaaaatgtctttttcacacatgtacttttgtaaataaaacattttgtgaATTTGTTCACTTGTGCATATAACAATATTCATTTTATATGGCTAATCATTTGCAGGAAAGTACCAAAGGATAAGAAATGATGGGTCCACACAAGTTGTTGAAAAAGTATGGAagtaacaagaaaggaaaagaggagagggatGGAAATAAAAGGCTATAGCTAGAATTTAcacctaaatgaatgaatgaaatgttcTTTTAGATGACATTTTTGacacatttttatgtatttgtatatattttaccaATTCCCTGTTTAACAGTGTCATAAATTGTTCAATTATAAATCAATGAGCTCTTTTCACCTTTCACATTTATTTGAGAAACTTAGTAACAAAACACATATGTTTATGGAATACCAAAACCACAGTGGGAGAAGGAGATAGAACAATGACAACTTCAAAGACAACTAAAGGAACATAATTCTCCAATGGAGCTATAGAAACATATTTAAGTTGAtatgaacaaaaaaataagactatTCCAGAATGTTGATAATATAAGCTTCAAATTATTTCT from Perognathus longimembris pacificus isolate PPM17 chromosome 28, ASM2315922v1, whole genome shotgun sequence includes:
- the LOC125343981 gene encoding actin-related protein T1-like, with product MFSRHALDNPALIFDCGSGFCKVGLSGEIGPCRVIDSVVGYPKLNMSSLRINQKRFFIGEQARRKYDRLFLHYPIERGQVARWDDAENLWNHVFEWELGVKSSEHPVLMTEPSLNPRGTRQKIAEIMFEKFSVPALYLLNHAVGALYASACVTGLVIDIGDGITSSVPVYEGYYLPHAVNRLCVAGRDITEHLTHLLVTRDCNFPCILNKAITDDLKEKTCFVPLEPEKEICKKQQERILKQYRLPDGNVIHMGEKLCKLPEILFSPNLIGDTNPGLSQMLYNSIAKCQTDIQKNLFGEIKLSGGSTLFPGLTERLMKDIQQLSPLGTLIKITATPDRSFSTWIGASVVTSMNAFKKMWVTSLEFKEFGESVIQRKCF